Below is a window of Acanthochromis polyacanthus isolate Apoly-LR-REF ecotype Palm Island chromosome 18, KAUST_Apoly_ChrSc, whole genome shotgun sequence DNA.
tatacatttttacatttttaactattaagtttaacatttttgtttcccatacatttattttttcttaaatatttctttatttataatATGCATTATCCAACTTGTTTAggctttaaatgaaaaattaaataactCATATTAAGGGAGACATCTAAAACTCACTTTTTGAAGGAAACTGTGATGCAAGAGGAGAGTCAATACTTTCTTTATcaataacatttgtttttaaaaatatgctgcaATATCATACTTTACTATATATTTATACTGGGTTGGGCCCTTTATAATAGCTTGCAATAGTCATAAAAAACAGCTGTGGTTTTTGTACCTCTGGAGGTGTAGTTGATGAAAGCTGCAAACTCTGAAGCCAGTTTCTCATCACTTGCAAAGGCACACACACAGGCGTAGAAGTGAAGGCAGGGCTGGGATGTGACTGAGCTGGGAGGAGGGTGAGAGTTGACCGGTCCACCTGCCCCATCAGCACCAGGTTTGTTTCTTCTCATGCTACTCTGGCAGGCACAGTGAAAAACACTTCTGTCAGTCTTTAAGGGGTCTGACAGTCCCCCTGCACCCACGGTGAGATGCAGCAGGCCCAGAGGATGGTGGGAGTCCGTGTGGCACTTCACAACCAGGGTGTCTTTGGAGACACGCTGCACCAGGGGCCCGGGAGACTCCGTGGCCAGCCTCCACAGCTCCTCTCTGGCTTGAATGGAGGCCTGCAAGCCCTCTAGGGTGGAGCTCTTTAAAGTCAGCGGCGTCGCACGGTTCCGACACTCAATGGCTTGCTTGATGTGGATGCAGAGGCTGTCGGAGGACTGTTTGGCCGCCACCGACTCTGATTCACCCTGATTTGACCTCTGACCCTGCCTGCAAGAGGGCAAAAAGCAGCGCCCCAGGTTGATGCGGGTGAGCAGGGTGGCCCCATCCCCAGTAGCTATTGCAGTATCAGTGGGAACAAGCTCAACGAAGCCCCACTGTGTCGCTGtagctcctcttcctctgtgaCAGACGGAAAACACCTGAGCTCCTCCACCTGAGCCACCACCCAggacctcccctcctccctcagGCTCCTTCCCCGACCTCTCCTCACTGTCAATGATCACCTGAGCCACCTCCACCACACACTTCTTGCTGCTTCGACCTGCTGCTGTGGCATTTCTCAGGGACACCCCACAGGCTTTGTTCTTGCAGCTGAGGCCACGGGTGCCATTGTAGATGCCACACTGAGGGCATTTGCGAATGCCCCGCAGGGTGGCCCTGCCCAGGTTGGACAGAAAGGCAGGAGTTGTAGACTTTCTGCTGTCTCGCTGTTTTGCTGCCAGGTTGGCCTGACTGGTTGAAGTCTGTGGAGCGGAGGATGAGACGATGCTCGATGAGGAGGAGACTGTAACTTCGGTTTCCATTTTGGGATTTTAGTTGAACACAGAGAAGATTCAAGcctggagaaagaaagaaaagaaaatatacatATCTACAGGGATTTCAGGACAATTTGTTTGCATATTATCAGCCAAACATTCTATTGCATTGTTGCTATTTACATAATTAAACTTTAACTAAAATGGCACTGCCTTACAAATCTTACAacagtttcagtgtttctaACTACGTCTTTTATCTGTTTCAGTGATACATCACCTCGCTGTAAACATACTAACTGTCTCACACACgggctttctgtgtgtgtttccaaaGCAAATGTTCAAACTACCTCTAATCCGCCTCTGTTGGTCAAATCCAGCTCCGCTCTGGCCTCCAAAACCCTCTCGGCCGTCGCCATTCCTCCTTACATCCCGACAACCGCATTGCGCCTGTAACGACACTCCCCATTGGCCAGAGGCGATCACGTGAGGAAAAGTGGGGCGGTCTCTCAGGAGCGTTGAATCATGGGAGTTGTGGTTAATTGAAACACGTACGTTTTCTCCTCAATGTTGGCCCTtataaacattaaaacactaTAAATCTGTCAAGTatttataaaacacatttttcgtAGTAATCTGTGTTTATTTAGGGCTGTTagccagctttttaaaaatagttaagTGGTGTAACAGCTAttattagcaaatgttagcatgctaactaaGCTGACAACTGTTACTAACCAGGTTAATGCGCTAAACTGTCGCAGATTGGCTTCTGCAAGGTTAATGACTTATTTActgctaaaataaaacacattcaatTTAAATGTAGGTTCGTGCTTCAAAGTATGAGTATGAGTATGAGGCTCTTGTAGTTAACTGCATTTAATTACCCACCTTTTAGAAATAATGAAATGGTGTAACAGTTATAATTGTCAACATGCTAATTGAAGCCACTTTAGATTACATGTACCCTGTTTCAATCGTCTCATAGCACCTAAAAATGTTGGCTTCATTGCTGAATGAGCACAGTGGTCACAGTCACTGTACTAACAGCTTAGAATAATGATGCTCACCAAAACTGTAGTTGAGTTTTCCCCTCCACTAGTTGATAACGAGCTGAAGTTTGTTGCTACCAGCTGTTTAGAACTATTcactctgagtttattaaatggTTGATGAGACAGCAGTATCCATATGTGTGTATTCAAACAGAGAGAACAGCAGTTACTTTATTAAATTATGATTAGAAATAAAGAGGGCATGGAGCTCTGATCAGTctggaccatagactgtatataaagagtatgtacagtatattatttgctctttatatacagtctatggtctggGCCAGGATCTGACAGCCAGGTTTAGTCTTTTACTGCATTATTATGTATTATACAGCACTTAGTGTATTTCTAATCTTGTGTGACTGACAAATATTGTGTGTGTACTGtggctgtgtgggtgtgttgttTCCTGAATAAAGcactgatgaacattttttgataagTGACCtttgtctgaatgacagaatccACCACTAATAAAGCCAGCAGTGCTCCATATCACATGTCTGAAAAAGACTTTAAATAAACTCTTACACCAGCTAAATCTGCTCAACTTTAGCATGTTGGCTGTTAGCAACACCATGAACTATTTATTCATACacttg
It encodes the following:
- the c18h2orf42 gene encoding uncharacterized protein C2orf42 homolog isoform X1; the protein is METEVTVSSSSSIVSSSAPQTSTSQANLAAKQRDSRKSTTPAFLSNLGRATLRGIRKCPQCGIYNGTRGLSCKNKACGVSLRNATAAGRSSKKCVVEVAQVIIDSEERSGKEPEGGGEVLGGGSGGGAQVFSVCHRGRGATATQWGFVELVPTDTAIATGDGATLLTRINLGRCFLPSCRQGQRSNQGESESVAAKQSSDSLCIHIKQAIECRNRATPLTLKSSTLEGLQASIQAREELWRLATESPGPLVQRVSKDTLVVKCHTDSHHPLGLLHLTVGAGGLSDPLKTDRSVFHCACQSSMRRNKPGADGAGGPVNSHPPPSSVTSQPCLHFYACVCAFASDEKLASEFAAFINYTSRGVQQNATCRIISPGEKPSQQTEPVNSYHKAKTLRLEDSVSAPSVASPSGLVKEGVSASCLRKAAQRNHPGASGLKAPGSTQVVDERTVTMGFHEWLAGVTERIHQTMHYQFDGKPQPLVYHIPQEFFNALQQRLSLGSKKRRLPNFTTAFVRNDGLPLGSFSKYTWHITNLMQVKRIFDTTELPLEVTQSFVKNVDGSYSRFRCPEPLPEPELPEGFRTDRPQAIRPMELRTFLKVGPGTEEQKEATPFVIEWIPDVLPRCQMGELRISFEFGHQQSGQPEFYDKMSTAEKGGRNKSDCVQPKLSNAMEILQVVV
- the c18h2orf42 gene encoding uncharacterized protein C2orf42 homolog isoform X2 produces the protein METEVTVSSSSSIVSSSAPQTSTSQANLAAKQRDSRKSTTPAFLSNLGRATLRGIRKCPQCGIYNGTRGLSCKNKACGVSLRNATAAGRSSKKCVVEVAQVIIDSEERSGKEPEGGGEVLGGGSGGGAQVFSVCHRGRGATATQWGFVELVPTDTAIATGDGATLLTRINLGRCFLPSCRQGQRSNQGESESVAAKQSSDSLCIHIKQAIECRNRATPLTLKSSTLEGLQASIQAREELWRLATESPGPLVQRVSKDTLVVKCHTDSHHPLGLLHLTVGAGGLSDPLKTDRSVFHCACQSSMRRNKPGADGAGGPVNSHPPPSSVTSQPCLHFYACVCAFASDEKLASEFAAFINYTSRGVQQNATCRIISPGEKPSQQTEPVNSYHKAKTLRLEDSVSGSTQVVDERTVTMGFHEWLAGVTERIHQTMHYQFDGKPQPLVYHIPQEFFNALQQRLSLGSKKRRLPNFTTAFVRNDGLPLGSFSKYTWHITNLMQVKRIFDTTELPLEVTQSFVKNVDGSYSRFRCPEPLPEPELPEGFRTDRPQAIRPMELRTFLKVGPGTEEQKEATPFVIEWIPDVLPRCQMGELRISFEFGHQQSGQPEFYDKMSTAEKGGRNKSDCVQPKLSNAMEILQVVV